TGCATTCTCGGTTTTTACGATTCCATAATAATATATGATAATCTGAAGAAGCGTTGTTATGCCTCAAATCTCGGCATATCAAAAAGGCCTTCAGTAAATTTAAAAGATATGGTATGCCCCCCCGCCGGTAGCGCAACATATCGAAACTTGAGATCCAATTTTTCAAAACAGTCGTATATCGAGGCTGTCAGGAAGGCAAAAGAATATATCAGGAAGGGAGATATATATCAGGTCAATATTTCCCAGAGGTTTCAGGCAGAGCTCTTCGGAGATCCGTTCGATCTATATGTGAGGCTCAGGGCCTGCAGTCCGGCGCCGTTCGGGGCGTACTTAAATTTTGGTGATGTAAAGTTTCTTAGCTCATCACCTGAGAGGTTTTTATTAAAGCGGGGAGATTATATTGAGGCCCGTCCTATAAAGGGAACGAGGCCGCGCGGGCGATCCGCCGCAAGCGACAAAGCGCTGGAGATAGAATTAAAGAATAGCCCTAAGGATATGGCCGAGCACATAATGATAGTGGACCTGGAGCGTAACGACCTGGGAAGAGTATGTAAATACGGTTCGGTTCATCCTGCGGAATCCATGATAATCGAAAAGTATGCCAATGTCTTCCATATGGTATCTACGGTGGCGGGCACTCTCAAACAAAACATGGATGCCGTCGATTGTTTGGCTGCTACATTTCCGGGAGGCTCTATAACAGGCGCGCCGAAGATACGCTCGATGGAGATAATAGATGAGCTGGAAAGTGTGAGAAGGTTTGCCTACACCGGCGCTATCGGATATATAGGTTTCGACGGGAATATGGATACGTCGATAGTGATAAGGACCTTCATAGTAAAGGGTAAAGACGTCTATTTTCAGGTGGGCGGTGGCATCGTGGCCGATTCTGAGCCCGAGGAAGAATATGAAGAGACGCTTCATAAGGCTGCGGGGCTCATGCAGGCGCTTAATGCGGGATCGAAAAATAGGGAGCCAGTCTTCGTATGAAAAAAGTCTGGATAAATAAAAAACTATTCGACATGGATAAAGCGCGAGTTTCGATATTCGACAGAGGCTTTATGTACGGCGACGGCGTATTCGAGTCGATGCGCAGTTACGCCGGCGTAGTCTCCAAGATAGATGAGCATCTCGGCAGGCTCGCGCGAAGCCTGAAGACAACAGGGATAAAGTCTCCTTATTCGAATAGTTATCTGAAGAAAGAGATATACAGACTGCTCGGCGTCAATAATCTTAAGAACGCCTATATCCGCCTTACAATAACCAGGGGAGAAGGTAGATTCGGCGTAGAGCATAAGGATGTGTTTAAGCCAAGCGTGGTCATTATAGCGAAAGAATTCGACCGCTACCCGGATTGGATGTTCGAGAAAGGTATAAGCGCACACATTGTAAGCACGAGACAGAACGACCTTTCGCCGTTAGCCGGCGTAAAGAGCCTTAATTATCTGAACTATATCATGGCGCGATTCGAGGCAAAGAAGAGCGGATGCGAAGAAGCGATCATCCTTAATACGAAAGGCCGCATAGTAGAGGCCGTGACGAGCAATATCTTTATCGTTAAAAGGAATGCCATCGTGACCCCGCTTATCACGGATGGAGCGCTGCCCGGCGTCACAAGGGCCGTTATAATAAAAATTGCAAAGAAACTGGGCTTTAGAGTTATAGAGAAGAGCCTCTCACCTAAAGAGTTAATGAATTCGGACGAAATATTCCTCACTAATTCACTTGCCGAGGTCCTGCCTGTCACGAAGATCGACCGTAAACCGATCGGTGCGGGTATCCCCGGGCATGTGACAAATCTCCTGCGCATCTCCTATCAAAACCAGATAAAATAATAAAATAAGGACCGGGTCCTCTACCAATCGGAGAAGGACCCTTAAAAATTAGGGTATAAAAAAGTAAGATAATTTGTTTTGACATAATCATCTTATAATATACAATAATATTAATACATTTCTATTAAACTAACTTAATCCAATATCAGGAGCATAAATACTGTAAAATTATGACAAGATCTTCCATATCTATCAGATTAGTATCCATTGTTTTGGCCGCAACCTTTATTACAGGTCAGGTTTCTGCTGGTCAAATCTCGTCAAATTCTTCCAATAATACGCTTGCTGCCCCAGTTGTATCAGGTGATATAGATCCTGCAAGAAGCGCCGATGTCAAAAAAGCTGTTGCCGGAACAGCTAAGCCGGGAGCTATCGGAAACGGTATCCCGTTATTGAAATTAGCGGAAGGGGCATTACCGCCTAGAATAGTTTTTCCGGCACCGGATGGCATGGTGGAACGTACGGCTATTGAGAAAATAATATATAAAAGGATACAGCTGGCCATAGATAGATGCGTTGAAGATAAAGCCCAGGTCCGCGACATACATCGGAAAAGATTCGAAGGGGCTCTGGATAATTTAATCGATTTGCGGAATAGGCTTTCACAAAGACTCTATTTATATAACGCTGATATTATGGGTCCCGAAGATTATTTGCTGGGATTTAATTTTCAGGAGTATTGTGGTTTATCGCTTGATTTTATGGAATGGGTTGAAGAAAAACATTTTCCAGATGTAGGCCTCGCCGCGCGTTTAATCGCCCAATATATATTTCATGAATGCGTTCCCGAAAAAGGCATAATAACCGAAAGAGACGACCACAGGGCTGTATATAATGAGATTCAGTCTGATATATTTGGGAAGGATGAGGTGTTTGCTCTAAAGAAAGATTTGCGGGAATTTATAAATGAGAAAGTCAGTGAAATGCCTGCAATTGGAGCGGGTCAAGCATTAAACAAAATATCCGCGGGTCAAATAAGAATTGGCAGCGCAACCATCGGTATCCTTCAAGGCGATATCACGCAAGTGCCTGCTGAAGCGGTTGTTCCGGGAATTAATAATATCATGAATGTCGGGATAGGTGTTACCGGCGCAATTAGTAGAGTCATAGGGTATGAGAACGAAGGTGAAGTGTTCCCATCACCAGAAGCTGTGACAGGAAAGAGCGCCTTTAGAGTAGGGGATGTGTATGCGGCCCCTCTTGGAAATATACAGACTGCAGCCGGATGGAAATATGTTATCAGCGCTATA
This window of the Candidatus Omnitrophota bacterium genome carries:
- the pabB gene encoding aminodeoxychorismate synthase component I, with the protein product MPHAIPKRVIEEIPDPSEPLDIFRSIRRRPYSFFLDSTCDPKKLGRFSFIGCDPFLVLKSKGDYVILEHDGRTEELKANPFLVLKKLLKKYKAVNYSKELPFIGGAVGYFSYDLKSFIEDLPGTAKDDLKLPDCILGFYDSIIIYDNLKKRCYASNLGISKRPSVNLKDMVCPPAGSATYRNLRSNFSKQSYIEAVRKAKEYIRKGDIYQVNISQRFQAELFGDPFDLYVRLRACSPAPFGAYLNFGDVKFLSSSPERFLLKRGDYIEARPIKGTRPRGRSAASDKALEIELKNSPKDMAEHIMIVDLERNDLGRVCKYGSVHPAESMIIEKYANVFHMVSTVAGTLKQNMDAVDCLAATFPGGSITGAPKIRSMEIIDELESVRRFAYTGAIGYIGFDGNMDTSIVIRTFIVKGKDVYFQVGGGIVADSEPEEEYEETLHKAAGLMQALNAGSKNREPVFV
- the pabC gene encoding aminodeoxychorismate lyase — protein: MKKVWINKKLFDMDKARVSIFDRGFMYGDGVFESMRSYAGVVSKIDEHLGRLARSLKTTGIKSPYSNSYLKKEIYRLLGVNNLKNAYIRLTITRGEGRFGVEHKDVFKPSVVIIAKEFDRYPDWMFEKGISAHIVSTRQNDLSPLAGVKSLNYLNYIMARFEAKKSGCEEAIILNTKGRIVEAVTSNIFIVKRNAIVTPLITDGALPGVTRAVIIKIAKKLGFRVIEKSLSPKELMNSDEIFLTNSLAEVLPVTKIDRKPIGAGIPGHVTNLLRISYQNQIK